A window of the Lactuca sativa cultivar Salinas chromosome 5, Lsat_Salinas_v11, whole genome shotgun sequence genome harbors these coding sequences:
- the LOC111910157 gene encoding uncharacterized protein LOC111910157, with product MENHPRHKSNSSGDNFTFPAISPDMELDSELADHLFSNGKFLLHTFPIQPRSFILSRTSSVSSSKDSLVSSRSNSTNSRTSSSSSSCSSARTSTSDASAGVAVKSKIFLEKGSRSPVRYCNNYHHLPAQRWQFMAPVPMLNRRPSQRRKGEENRIGSPEKKKCTPKKGYCRKFFRWVVSTCKRCHAMEP from the coding sequence ATGGAGAATCATCCCCGGCATAAAAGCAATTCCTCCGGCGACAACTTCACTTTTCCGGCGATATCACCAGACATGGAATTAGATTCCGAATTAGCAGACCATTTGTTCTCCAATGGCAAATTCCTCCTCCACACTTTTCCCATTCAGCCAAGAAGCTTCATCCTTTCAAGAACCAGCAGCGTTAGTAGTAGTAAAGATTCGCTCGTGTCATCCCGGAGCAACAGTACTAACAGCCGAAccagcagcagcagtagcagtTGCAGCAGCGCCAGAACAAGCACCAGTGACGCTTCCGCCGGAGTTGCTGTGAAAAGCAAGATCTTCCTTGAAAAAGGAAGTCGGAGCCCTGTTCGCTACTGTAACAATTATCATCATCTTCCCGCTCAAAGGTGGCAGTTCATGGCGCCGGTTCCGATGCTAAACCGCCGGCCTTCCCAGAGAAGAAAAGGTGAAGAGAACAGAATTGGGTCGCCGGAGAAGAAGAAATGCACTCCGAAAAAAGGGTATTGCCGGAAGTTTTTCCGGTGGGTTGTATCAACATGCAAACGTTGTCATGCTATGGAGCCTTAG
- the LOC111910177 gene encoding protein RICE SALT SENSITIVE 3, protein MVGSGTTDRNKEAVGMMALHEALRSVCFNSDWTYSVFWTIRPRPRVRGGNGCKVGDDIGSLMLMWEDGFCRGRMADCLEDMDAGDDPVRKAFSKMSIQLYNYGEGLMGKVASDKCHKWVFKEPSECDQSISNYWQSSFDALPTEWNEQFESGIQTIAVIQAGHGLLQLGSCKIVPEDLHFVLRMRHTFESLGYQSGFYLSQLFASTSSNPLKQSTVPIHSPPTAAFNWAAQKPMQSPNFQNPTRLGFAPKDETHMFLLPHSSEPQMGNMMGSDHVESDIKWPNGLSFFNALTGRSDDAKLLFNAEEGLGGGKQPDGGQNLNHDKHNPEAAMYTDVMENFLE, encoded by the exons atggtGGGCTCAGGAACTACAGATAGAAACAAAGAAGCAGTTGGAATGATGGCTCTTCATGAAGCTTTACGAAGTGTTTGTTTTAATTCTGACTGGACTTACTCTGTTTTCTGGACCATTCGTCCTCGCCC GCGAGTTAGAGGTGGTAATGGCTGTAAAGTTGGAGACGACATCGGTAGCCT GATGTTGATGTGGGAAGACGGGTTTTGCAGAGGAAGAATGGCGGACTGCTTAGAAGACATGGATGCAGGGGACGATCCTGTTAGAAAAGCTTTCAGCAAAATGTCAATTCAGTTGTATAATTATGGAGAAGG ATTAATGGGGAAAGTTGCTTCTGATAAGTGTCACAAATGGGTATTCAAAGAACCTTCAGAATGTGATCAGAGCATCTCTAACTATTGGCAAAGCTCTTTTGACGCT CTTCCAACTGAATGGAATGAACAGTTTGAATCTGGAATCCAG ACTATAGCTGTAATACAAGCTGGCCATGGGCTTCTGCAACTTGGTTCTTGCAAGATT GTACCTGAAGACCTTCATTTTGTGCTTCGAATGAGACATACCTTTGAATCACTTGGCTACCAATCTGGTTTCTATCTCTCCCAGTTATTTGCATCGACATCTTCAAATCCATTAAAGCAATCAACAGTCCCGATCCACTCACCACCAACCGCCGCCTTTAACTGGGCGGCGCAGAAGCCAATGCAATCGCCAAATTTCCAGAATCCTACAAGACTAGGGTTTGCGCCTAAAGACGAGACTCACATGTTCCTTCTTCCTCATTCATCTGAACCACAAATGGGAAATATGATGGGTTCTGATCATGTTGAAAGCGACATCAAATGGCCTAATGGGCTGTCGTTCTTTAATGCACTCACCGGAAGAAGTGATGACGCGAAGCTTTTATTCAATGCAGAAGAAGGACTCGGTGGTGGAAAGCAGCCAGACGGTGGCCAGAATTTGAATCATGATAAACATAATCCCGAGGCTGCTATGTACACCGATGTTATGGAGAATTTCTTGGAGTGA